The DNA window GCTGAAGTTGGGTGTGGAGGAACAGATACATCAGTAATTCCTTCTAACATCATCACAACAGTCTTCATAGAAGGGCGGAGACCTGGTTCATCTTGAATACACCAAATGCCGATCATAACCATTTTCTCCAATTTCTGCCTGTCTACATCTTCACCAAGATCAAGCCTGTCAAATTCTCTTGCAACCAAAAGCTCGTATGCCCATTTAGAAAGTAGAACTTCCTCTGGTTTTGATACGTTGATTTCCATGTTTCTCCTGCAGAAAACAATTTCCAAGAGCACAACTCCATAACTGTAAACATCTACCTTCACTGATGTTGGAGTGCTGATCTTAGTCCATTCAGGTGCCATATAACCTGGTGTCCCTCTGGCTACAGTCAGGGTTCTTGTTTGATCAGGCACTAACAATTTTGCCAGCCCAAAATCAGAGATCTTAGCAGTCCAAAAATCATCCATCAGAATGTTTTGAGGCTTTATATCACAATGCATGATTGGTGCTTCACACTCTTCATGCAGATATAAGATCCCTTTAGCAATATCTAGAGCAATTTTCACTCTGTCGCTCCAATCTGGAATCCTTTCATTTCGGAAGAGAAGATTTGCAAGTGACCCATTGCTCATGTATTCATATACTAGGAGCCTATGGGAACCCTCAGTGCAGTAGCCAAGAAGCCGAACCAAATTCTTATGATGAGTTTTTCCAATTGAACGCATCTCCGTCAGGAACTCCCTTTCACTTTCACTGATCACCTTCTCCAGCCTCTTCACCGCAATAGCCTTTTTACCTTTGTATAAAGTCCCTTTGTAAACAGCTCCAGAAGATCCTTTCCCCAACTCTTCTTTGAAACCCTTGGTTGCTTTCTTAAGCTCACGATAAGAGAATGCTCTCAGAGTGAGCTCACGGGCCAAGCCAAAATTTCCACTTTCCGTCTGCATTCTACCCTTAATGACTCTCGACTTAAAGATGAAAAGGCCAGAGATTGCTAGGGCGACTAAACACCATGTGATGAAGGCTAAACTCATAACAAGAATTAGTACCACTGCCTTCTTGCTTGTCCTCTGGATTACTGAAGGCACCATTCCTATGGCACTGGAATGGTTGCTGCTTTTGATACTCTCCAAGGCCACCTTGAAGAAAGATTTTGATGATTGATATTGCGTTTTCGAAGCATATTTCACTGGGTACTTCTGTTTCTTGCAGTTCCCTGCTTCGTACAGCGCACCAGCACAGTTACAATCCTCCAAACAGGACTTTCTGCAACCTTCCTCTGACATTGATGCTTGAAAATAAGCATTGTCATCCCACGCAATTTGGTCCATAACAGTAATGTTATATAACGATGACATTTCGTTTGTATGTTTGCAGGATCCTTCGTTGTAGTCTCTCTCACATCCACGAAATCTCTGGTTGGGATCAACGTAAGCAGTTCCAGGAAGACAAAGACAGTCAGGTTGATCATCATCATTCATGGTGCAGTAGCTGTTGAATCCACAGAAACCTCTCACTTCACACTGTATCCATGGTACATACCACATAAGGGAAATGATGTACTTAGCTACGCCATCGAAGTTATGGGAATACAATCGGAAAATTCCATCATAATCCAATGTTGCCCGGTAGATAATTGAGGTGCTGTTCGATTCTGAACCAGAGGATGTCACGGTTTTGATTTTGTGCAAGGTTTGGTTAACGAGTAACAGATCTCCTGTACCAGTTAAAATTAGATGGATACCAGGATTACCATTAGTTTCAGAGCTCCAATACGCATCCAGTGGAAGGTCTAGAGTGTCTACGGGATACAAAACAAGGTTCCCATCATCTTGCATTTTAAGATGAAACCTTCCCGTGGACAAATCGATTGCAGATGCACGGGAAAACAGTTCACCCCCTTTGTATAGATTCTGTCCTCCTAATATAGTATCCGTAGGAAAGCTAAAACTTTCCCATATTGCTTCGGAACGTTCATTGTAGAGCACAAAATTCCCAGAATCAAGCATTTGAGCATATGAAGCTGACCCTTTAAAATTAGCAATGAATATCTCTTCATTAGTTGCATTATTTCTATGCCTTCTCAAAAGGAGCTTACCTTTTTTGGTCAACTCCAATGTAGCATTTGATGACACATGAGGGACATCTCGGTTTATTGTCCAGGTGAATGTAGCATCTGGCTTACTCGCCAACCAAATTCCCACTATGAAGCCGCTGCCCTGTCGGTAGAACCCAAAAGCAAATAGACCAGAAGGGGAGCGCCATGAAGTTGGTGGGAAATTGGTGGAGAGTGAAGAACCTAATTCTATCGAGTGTGTCCGGCTCTGCTGGGGACTTACAGGTTCgtaaatccaaaagaaaaacacaagcaaCAAAGCAGAATAGGCTGAAGCCATATGATAAGCTAGCGTTCTACTTCCTATCAGGAAAGACCGGTGACATATAAGGaagtgcttcttcttttttttcagagGATGCTAAAAACATGGTAACATTATGAATTCCCATGAGGACATCTCAAATCATAGACAAGTGGGTTCCATTGGCAATGAATGAGATTAGGGAAACTGGTCCCACCTCTGGTGAACTTGACTTGTGTCTACTTCGACGTGCAAATtggcaaaaaatatttttatcaaatatccttatctttttgttctttaatatttattatattttaaatatttcatccTTAAATCCTAATCCCCTATATTCCTCATCCAAATTTTTAGCACATTCCGAGCATAATCAAAGTGTTTTGGAGGGGTGAAAGTACGAGGAATGGCTGTGGAGAGAAAGAAAACGAGAGGGAAACGTATTTCCAAATTATCCTCATGAATCTCACATGTCAATTCGAGTTAATTCGTATAAGtacaatatattttcttttcaatataaaatttttaaaaatatcttttatggtaattttttttaataaaaaaaacttattaatacCTAGATTTTGCTTAAATGTTTTGGTCTTCACCCGCAGCCTTGCATGCGCAAATGTGCTGGTACTATTAAAACCTTGTATGTAGAATTAAAAATGCTTCGTATTTGTTTATGACTTTCGTTCTTCAAAGTCGTCCTTCATGCCCCCCCGGTGTCTCTCCAAGACGTCCACTTGTTGATAATTATACTCTTAACCTTTCGGAAAGCATAGTTCTATCCCTTGGAAAACCCAAACATTGACTACATTAGTAAATTAAGGGGCGATTAATTATATGTTTCTCAGTGTGGAatcgattgtttttcaaataatttttcatgtcgAAATACAtgcaaatgattttttctattttttaaaaattatttttgatatcagcacatcaaaacgattcaaaacgtacaaaccgtattaaattttaacaaaaaaaaatttaaattttgtggGAACGCGGTTttaaccgcgttcccaaacgcttcaTAAGTCTTCCACGGAGTAGAATGGTcttttctaaataataaaaaaacaattacaaattgAATAGTGCAGGAAGGTCTTTACATGTTATTCAACACAACAAAACTACTTAATAGCTCTTACATGCAACATTTTCTAAACCTAAATGTTGAGGTTTTATcagctttttgattttttcaaacaattaaacaatgcatttgtttttaaaatcaattttttatagcTTTGATCGAGGAGCGTTTGAGTGTTTTTATattagtctttttttatatatataataaagtgGTTATAGTGGGGATGCTCGGCAATTGttttagtaaaattattattaaaaaaattatcttgcgTGTTATGCGTTGGCGTGTAAAATGTCACCATGCCCTTTGGACAAAGCTTGGGACGTCGTTCAATGGCCATACAAGGGCTTCGTTAGATTCGTCATAGCTTCCCCTCCTTCCAAGTCTAGCATGTGTTGCAAACAGATGTCCAGTATGGTGCAtgcaatcatttatttttatttttttttctcttttttctccgGGATTTTCACATTGACCctgtaaaatataaaagtagCCTTT is part of the Populus trichocarpa isolate Nisqually-1 chromosome 7, P.trichocarpa_v4.1, whole genome shotgun sequence genome and encodes:
- the LOC18100902 gene encoding G-type lectin S-receptor-like serine/threonine-protein kinase LECRK2, with product MASAYSALLLVFFFWIYEPVSPQQSRTHSIELGSSLSTNFPPTSWRSPSGLFAFGFYRQGSGFIVGIWLASKPDATFTWTINRDVPHVSSNATLELTKKGKLLLRRHRNNATNEEIFIANFKGSASYAQMLDSGNFVLYNERSEAIWESFSFPTDTILGGQNLYKGGELFSRASAIDLSTGRFHLKMQDDGNLVLYPVDTLDLPLDAYWSSETNGNPGIHLILTGTGDLLLVNQTLHKIKTVTSSGSESNSTSIIYRATLDYDGIFRLYSHNFDGVAKYIISLMWYVPWIQCEVRGFCGFNSYCTMNDDDQPDCLCLPGTAYVDPNQRFRGCERDYNEGSCKHTNEMSSLYNITVMDQIAWDDNAYFQASMSEEGCRKSCLEDCNCAGALYEAGNCKKQKYPVKYASKTQYQSSKSFFKVALESIKSSNHSSAIGMVPSVIQRTSKKAVVLILVMSLAFITWCLVALAISGLFIFKSRVIKGRMQTESGNFGLARELTLRAFSYRELKKATKGFKEELGKGSSGAVYKGTLYKGKKAIAVKRLEKVISESEREFLTEMRSIGKTHHKNLVRLLGYCTEGSHRLLVYEYMSNGSLANLLFRNERIPDWSDRVKIALDIAKGILYLHEECEAPIMHCDIKPQNILMDDFWTAKISDFGLAKLLVPDQTRTLTVARGTPGYMAPEWTKISTPTSVKVDVYSYGVVLLEIVFCRRNMEINVSKPEEVLLSKWAYELLVAREFDRLDLGEDVDRQKLEKMVMIGIWCIQDEPGLRPSMKTVVMMLEGITDVSVPPHPTSASA